A portion of the Alistipes sp. ZOR0009 genome contains these proteins:
- a CDS encoding efflux RND transporter periplasmic adaptor subunit, which translates to MKKNIVGILLVASIFMVGCNTSQNNNQSSAKVADEHGHEANEEGHADEIAFTAKQAAEAGMKTETARAAQFLNVIKTSGVIQTLPGDEQAIVATSAGIVSFVNASIAAGVPVRSGEAIVTISARNLQEGDPSLKAKIAFEVAQKEYQRAKGLVETKIISDKEFEQARLRYETAKAAYQGQASNVTAAGIRVTSPMGGYIKNLLVGQGEYVSVGQPIATVTQNRRLQLRAEVSETYFGDLKNIRSANFKTAYESTTYKLSEMNGRLLSYGKTSNGTSFYIPVTFDFDNIGNVIPGSFTEVYLLSAPRGNVISVPVSALTEEQGLNFVYIQIEPEAYIKREVVVGQNNGERAEIVKGLTGGEAVVVKGVTQVKLASASGAIPDGHNH; encoded by the coding sequence ATGAAAAAAAACATAGTAGGTATTTTGCTGGTTGCATCCATTTTTATGGTGGGTTGCAATACGTCCCAAAACAACAATCAAAGTAGCGCCAAAGTAGCAGACGAGCATGGCCATGAGGCTAACGAAGAGGGGCATGCCGATGAAATTGCCTTTACAGCGAAGCAGGCCGCAGAGGCCGGAATGAAAACAGAAACAGCGAGAGCCGCTCAATTCCTTAATGTGATAAAAACAAGTGGGGTAATCCAAACTCTTCCAGGCGACGAGCAGGCAATTGTAGCAACCAGCGCAGGGATTGTTTCATTTGTTAATGCTTCCATTGCGGCTGGTGTTCCGGTTCGTTCGGGTGAGGCAATCGTAACCATCTCGGCAAGAAACCTACAGGAGGGTGATCCTTCTTTAAAGGCTAAAATAGCTTTTGAGGTAGCACAGAAAGAGTATCAGCGCGCCAAAGGGTTGGTTGAAACCAAAATAATATCCGATAAAGAGTTTGAACAGGCCCGCCTGCGTTACGAAACTGCAAAAGCGGCATATCAAGGACAAGCGTCTAATGTTACCGCTGCAGGTATTCGGGTTACATCTCCTATGGGCGGCTACATTAAGAACCTTTTAGTAGGGCAAGGCGAATATGTGTCCGTTGGCCAACCAATAGCAACCGTGACACAAAATCGCCGTCTTCAGCTTCGAGCAGAGGTGTCGGAAACCTACTTTGGGGATTTGAAAAATATCCGCAGCGCCAACTTCAAAACGGCCTATGAGAGCACGACCTATAAGCTATCGGAGATGAATGGACGGCTACTTTCCTATGGTAAAACGTCGAATGGCACCTCCTTTTATATTCCGGTAACCTTTGATTTTGACAACATTGGTAACGTTATTCCTGGCTCATTTACTGAAGTGTATTTGCTGTCGGCTCCGCGTGGCAATGTTATTTCAGTTCCCGTATCCGCGCTTACCGAAGAGCAGGGGCTTAACTTCGTTTATATTCAAATAGAACCGGAAGCTTATATTAAGCGAGAGGTTGTTGTTGGGCAGAATAATGGCGAGCGAGCAGAAATTGTAAAAGGTCTTACAGGCGGAGAGGCCGTTGTGGTGAAGGGCGTTACGCAGGTGAAGTTGGCCTCTGCATCTGGAGCAATACCTGATGGCCATAATCATTAA
- a CDS encoding MalY/PatB family protein has protein sequence MTYNFDEIISRESTSCIKWDARQTVFGNPNVLPMWVADMDFKSPDFVVNALRERLTHEVLGYTYRPESYFDAIIRWVERRNGWVIEKEWICHSPGVVPGLNVAVWAYTQPQDRIVIQTPVYPPFFDAILKNNRTLIENPLIANGDRFEIDFENLDTQLQGAKAIILSNPHNPTGRVFDEKELLRIGELCEKHNVTIISDEIHSDIIMKPHRHRHIAAIANSRFANRCVTFMAPSKTFNLAGLSTAYAAIPNPELRKQYLQVSEQQLHLGMSNLPGLIGLEAAYTHGDEWLDQLNSYILGNIELLDALVKEHLPRIKVYKPEGTYLAWMDFGALGLTDEELDRKLIGEAKVGLNKGITFGANGKGFRRINLACPRAYVQEAVERMRRVL, from the coding sequence ATGGACTTCAAATCGCCCGATTTTGTGGTAAACGCCCTACGCGAACGGCTTACCCACGAGGTGCTGGGCTACACCTACCGCCCCGAATCGTACTTCGACGCCATTATCAGGTGGGTGGAGCGCCGCAACGGATGGGTCATCGAAAAGGAGTGGATTTGCCACTCGCCGGGCGTAGTACCAGGCCTTAACGTGGCCGTATGGGCCTACACCCAACCCCAAGATCGGATTGTGATACAAACTCCTGTCTACCCTCCCTTTTTCGATGCCATCCTAAAAAACAACCGCACGCTAATCGAGAATCCGCTCATCGCCAATGGCGACCGCTTTGAGATTGACTTTGAAAACCTCGACACCCAGCTACAGGGCGCCAAGGCCATCATCCTATCCAACCCGCACAACCCCACCGGGCGCGTGTTCGACGAGAAGGAGCTGCTTCGTATTGGCGAGCTGTGCGAAAAGCATAACGTAACGATCATCAGCGATGAGATCCATTCGGATATCATCATGAAACCCCATAGGCACCGGCATATTGCGGCCATTGCCAACAGCCGCTTTGCCAACCGCTGCGTAACCTTTATGGCCCCCAGCAAGACGTTTAATCTGGCCGGACTGTCGACAGCCTACGCCGCTATCCCGAACCCCGAGCTGCGCAAGCAGTACCTACAGGTATCGGAGCAGCAGCTGCACCTAGGCATGAGCAATCTGCCCGGACTAATTGGGCTAGAGGCCGCCTATACGCATGGCGACGAGTGGCTCGACCAACTTAACAGCTACATTCTAGGTAACATCGAGCTGCTAGATGCCCTGGTGAAGGAGCATCTGCCCCGCATCAAGGTGTACAAGCCCGAGGGAACCTACCTTGCCTGGATGGACTTCGGCGCACTTGGCCTTACCGACGAAGAGCTGGATAGGAAGCTCATCGGCGAAGCGAAGGTGGGCCTCAACAAGGGCATTACCTTCGGAGCCAACGGCAAAGGCTTTCGCCGCATCAACCTAGCCTGCCCCCGCGCCTACGTGCAGGAGGCGGTAGAAAGGATGCGCAGGGTGCTGTAA
- a CDS encoding efflux RND transporter permease subunit gives MLNKIIKFSLNNRLVVLVASVLLMIGGTYTATNMEVDVFPDLNAPTVVVMTEAKGMAPEEVERLVTFPLETAVNGATDVRRVRSSSTTGFSIVWVEFNWGTNIYLARQIVSEKLAAVKDLLPSNVGNPTLGPQSSILGELMFVALTADSTSLQELRTIADWTIRPRLLATGGVAQVAVIGGEIKEYQILLSPEKMKHYGIGLNEVNQVVQKMNQNAAGGVLYEYGNEYIIRGVLSTNQIDALGKAVVKTVNDIPVLLENIAEVKIGNRAPKMGVASTRTKPAVLMTITKQPNTSTLGLTDKIDVALKELQKSLPADVKMETDIYRQERFINSSIDNVQKSLYEGAFFVIIVLFVFLMNVRTTVISLITIPLSLVTSILALKWMGLTINTMSLGGMAIAIGSLVDDAIVDVENVFKRLRENRNKPEAERKTVMSVVFDASKEVRMPILNSTLIIIASFVPLFFLSGMEGRMLAPLGISFIVALAASTVVALTLTPVLCSYLLGKTKKSGDSVESEPLVVLKLKKGYAKLLTWALWHKKIVLIVTGVVLVGSVALFSTLGRSFLPPFNEGSFTVSVSTLPGISLEESDNIGRMVERRLLTIPEIQTVGRKTGRAELDEHALGVNVSEVEAPFVLDKRTKEEVLAEIRGKVKDIPGANVEVGAPITHRIDAMLSGTRASIAIKLFGTDLNKMFSVGNQIKGAIEGVEGIADLNVEQQVERPQLKIEPKREVLAKYGITLPEFAEIVNVMLAGEVVSQVYEGNKAFDLTLKVNEDSRETADKIRNLIVDAKGRKLSLSNIAEVTSSVGPNTINRENVARKIVISANVAGRDLLGVVTDIQRIVDKKIKLPEGYHVEYGGQFESEKAASRTLMITSIFSIFVIFLLLFNQFRSMTQSAVILLNLPLALIGGIVAISITGGVISIPAIIGFISLFGIATRNGMLLISRYNDLQNEGLSPVKSVMHGSVDRLNPILMTALSTGLALIPLAVGGDLPGNEIQSPMAIVILGGLFTSTLLNAFIIPIMYLLTNKKIVEEVITDDEIQEA, from the coding sequence ATGTTGAATAAGATTATAAAATTTTCGCTCAACAATCGTCTTGTTGTGCTGGTTGCATCTGTATTGTTGATGATTGGCGGAACATATACCGCTACCAATATGGAGGTTGATGTGTTTCCCGACCTTAATGCTCCTACCGTCGTTGTTATGACAGAAGCTAAGGGGATGGCTCCCGAAGAGGTTGAGCGTTTGGTTACTTTTCCGCTGGAGACGGCTGTTAACGGGGCGACTGATGTGCGCCGTGTTCGTTCCTCCTCTACCACTGGTTTTTCTATTGTATGGGTCGAATTCAATTGGGGAACGAATATTTATTTAGCTCGCCAAATTGTCTCGGAGAAGCTGGCGGCTGTAAAAGATCTACTTCCTTCTAATGTCGGTAACCCAACGTTGGGGCCTCAATCTTCCATTTTGGGAGAGCTGATGTTTGTGGCTCTGACGGCTGATTCTACGTCCCTACAGGAGCTACGTACCATAGCAGACTGGACTATTCGTCCCCGTCTTTTAGCAACTGGGGGAGTTGCACAGGTGGCGGTTATTGGAGGCGAAATTAAGGAGTACCAAATTCTTCTCAGTCCGGAGAAAATGAAGCATTATGGCATTGGCCTTAACGAGGTCAATCAGGTGGTGCAGAAAATGAATCAGAATGCGGCTGGAGGTGTTTTGTATGAGTATGGGAATGAGTATATAATTAGAGGGGTGCTGTCTACAAATCAAATCGATGCTTTGGGTAAGGCGGTTGTTAAAACTGTCAATGACATTCCTGTACTTTTGGAGAATATTGCGGAGGTGAAGATTGGGAATCGTGCTCCCAAAATGGGTGTGGCTTCTACTCGTACTAAACCCGCCGTGTTGATGACAATTACCAAGCAACCGAATACAAGCACGCTGGGGTTGACGGATAAGATTGATGTGGCTCTTAAGGAGCTACAAAAAAGTTTGCCTGCAGATGTCAAGATGGAAACGGATATCTATAGGCAGGAGCGGTTTATTAATAGTTCGATTGATAATGTTCAAAAATCCCTTTACGAGGGAGCCTTCTTCGTTATTATAGTTCTGTTCGTCTTTCTTATGAATGTGCGGACAACGGTAATTTCTTTGATTACCATCCCACTTTCTTTGGTGACATCAATACTTGCTCTTAAATGGATGGGGCTTACCATAAACACCATGAGCTTGGGGGGAATGGCAATCGCTATAGGTTCGCTTGTCGACGACGCCATTGTTGATGTAGAAAATGTATTTAAGCGGCTGCGTGAGAACCGAAATAAGCCTGAGGCTGAGCGAAAGACGGTGATGTCGGTTGTGTTTGATGCATCAAAAGAGGTGCGTATGCCCATTTTAAATTCGACGCTTATCATTATCGCCAGCTTTGTGCCGTTATTTTTTCTTTCTGGAATGGAGGGGCGCATGCTTGCTCCTTTGGGTATTTCTTTTATTGTTGCTTTAGCGGCTTCTACCGTTGTTGCATTGACGCTAACTCCGGTGCTTTGTAGCTATCTATTGGGTAAAACGAAAAAGAGTGGCGATAGCGTAGAAAGCGAACCGCTGGTTGTTCTTAAGCTAAAGAAGGGTTATGCAAAGCTCTTAACATGGGCACTTTGGCACAAGAAGATAGTTTTGATTGTAACGGGAGTTGTATTGGTTGGTTCGGTCGCTCTTTTTTCAACCTTGGGGCGTAGCTTTTTGCCTCCTTTTAATGAGGGATCGTTTACAGTAAGCGTCAGCACCCTACCTGGGATTTCGTTGGAGGAGTCTGATAACATTGGGCGTATGGTAGAGAGACGGTTGCTTACTATACCCGAGATTCAAACCGTAGGCCGTAAAACGGGGCGTGCAGAGCTTGATGAGCATGCATTGGGTGTAAACGTATCGGAGGTAGAAGCACCCTTTGTACTCGACAAACGAACCAAAGAGGAGGTGCTGGCAGAGATTCGTGGCAAGGTGAAAGATATCCCAGGTGCTAATGTGGAGGTTGGAGCCCCAATTACTCACCGGATTGATGCAATGCTATCGGGAACGCGTGCAAGCATTGCCATTAAGCTGTTTGGAACCGACTTAAACAAAATGTTCTCTGTCGGAAATCAAATAAAAGGGGCCATTGAAGGAGTCGAGGGTATTGCGGATTTAAACGTAGAGCAGCAGGTAGAACGCCCTCAGCTAAAGATAGAGCCCAAACGAGAGGTCCTAGCGAAGTATGGAATTACTCTTCCTGAATTTGCAGAGATTGTCAACGTAATGCTTGCAGGGGAGGTAGTTTCGCAGGTTTATGAGGGAAATAAAGCTTTCGATTTAACCCTCAAGGTAAACGAAGATAGCCGCGAAACAGCCGATAAAATACGCAACCTTATTGTAGATGCAAAGGGACGAAAGTTGTCACTTAGCAACATTGCAGAGGTAACCTCTTCTGTTGGACCTAACACAATCAACAGGGAAAATGTAGCACGAAAGATTGTTATCTCGGCAAATGTTGCGGGTCGAGACCTGTTGGGGGTTGTAACCGATATTCAGCGCATTGTAGATAAAAAGATTAAGCTGCCAGAAGGTTACCACGTCGAATATGGAGGTCAGTTTGAGAGCGAGAAGGCGGCGTCTCGTACGCTGATGATTACATCTATCTTCTCGATATTCGTCATCTTTTTGCTTCTTTTTAACCAGTTCAGAAGCATGACGCAGTCGGCAGTGATTCTACTTAATCTGCCTTTGGCTCTTATAGGAGGTATTGTAGCCATTTCGATTACGGGAGGAGTTATTAGCATCCCTGCTATTATTGGATTTATATCCCTATTTGGTATTGCAACCCGTAATGGGATGCTGCTGATATCTCGTTATAACGATTTACAAAATGAAGGGCTTTCTCCAGTAAAAAGCGTAATGCATGGATCGGTAGATCGGTTAAATCCAATATTGATGACCGCACTTAGTACAGGATTGGCCCTTATCCCATTAGCCGTTGGTGGAGATTTGCCAGGAAATGAGATTCAAAGCCCGATGGCAATCGTAATCTTGGGGGGATTGTTTACGTCAACGCTGCTCAATGCGTTTATTATCCCGATTATGTATCTTCTTACTAATAAAAAAATAGTTGAAGAGGTTATTACCGACGACGAAATTCAGGAGGCATAG
- a CDS encoding DUF6769 family protein: MRRKRNIAFVFLSVLIMLIAPIIPHHHHDGVACVVMERCAQDNAYNDEHTGHQESSNGLEKAALCVENAQYLAAKSELGGKASSNDGLYPPSLLYSALTPPFDAVPNITVDVSIQLAYGELIFTYQSADAACSNSLRAPPFTIA; this comes from the coding sequence TTGAGAAGGAAGCGTAACATAGCATTTGTGTTTTTATCAGTACTCATCATGCTGATAGCTCCTATCATTCCGCACCATCATCATGACGGTGTGGCTTGTGTAGTTATGGAGCGTTGCGCTCAGGATAACGCCTATAACGATGAGCATACAGGGCATCAGGAGTCTTCCAATGGCTTAGAGAAGGCTGCTTTATGTGTAGAGAATGCTCAGTATCTAGCTGCAAAATCGGAATTAGGCGGTAAGGCTTCTTCAAACGATGGCCTCTATCCACCTTCTTTATTATACTCCGCTTTAACTCCTCCATTTGATGCTGTACCTAACATTACCGTTGATGTTAGTATCCAGCTTGCGTATGGAGAGCTCATTTTTACCTACCAGTCAGCCGATGCTGCTTGTTCTAATAGCTTAAGAGCTCCCCCTTTTACTATCGCATAG
- a CDS encoding TolC family protein, translated as MKKIIIGMMAIMATSSLFAQDNIKNVLNTIEQNNTTLKALREAVDAQKLENRTGIYLADPEVGFNYLWGNSASVGNRQDISVTQRFDFGTLSGLKSRVANGKNELLEWQYKADRMNLLLETKRYCLDLIYYNSLLRELEIRLVHAEAIVAGQKERLKRGDGNMLEYNNVELNLAAVKGEISRVETERNSAISQLTRLNGGLKLTFNEVRFPSIDMPADYERWYATAEEKNPILSYVRQEVELSKKQVSLGRSMGLPTFSAGYMSENVVGQRYQGVSIGLSVPLWSNKNRVKQAKKAVSAAVSKQADTKQQFFSQLEILYFRTLGLKKAAEVYRSSLTNANNSALLKQALDAGQISMLDFMVQIGLYYNTVNQALQAELDYQKAFAELSAVEL; from the coding sequence ATGAAAAAGATTATCATAGGCATGATGGCAATTATGGCGACAAGTTCCCTTTTTGCACAAGACAATATAAAAAACGTACTCAATACTATTGAGCAAAATAACACAACCCTCAAGGCTTTACGAGAGGCTGTAGATGCTCAGAAATTGGAGAATCGTACAGGTATTTATTTGGCAGATCCAGAGGTTGGTTTTAACTATCTCTGGGGGAATTCAGCTTCTGTTGGTAACCGACAGGATATTAGCGTTACTCAACGCTTTGACTTTGGTACCTTATCTGGATTGAAGAGTAGGGTTGCCAATGGGAAAAATGAGCTGCTTGAGTGGCAGTACAAAGCTGATAGAATGAATTTGCTCCTTGAAACTAAACGCTACTGCTTGGATTTGATATATTACAACTCCTTGCTCCGCGAACTTGAAATTCGTTTAGTACATGCCGAAGCTATTGTTGCAGGGCAAAAAGAGCGCCTTAAAAGAGGAGATGGCAATATGCTAGAATACAATAATGTCGAACTCAACTTGGCCGCTGTAAAAGGAGAAATATCCCGTGTTGAGACGGAGAGAAACAGTGCTATTTCTCAGCTTACCCGACTAAACGGAGGATTAAAGTTGACGTTTAATGAAGTTAGGTTTCCATCCATTGATATGCCTGCCGATTATGAAAGGTGGTATGCTACTGCTGAAGAGAAAAACCCAATTCTTTCGTATGTAAGACAAGAGGTTGAGCTTAGCAAAAAGCAGGTCTCTTTAGGTAGGTCGATGGGGTTACCTACTTTCTCCGCTGGGTATATGAGCGAGAATGTAGTTGGACAACGTTATCAAGGGGTGTCTATTGGGCTTTCCGTTCCGCTATGGTCTAACAAAAACAGGGTTAAGCAGGCAAAGAAAGCTGTAAGCGCTGCAGTTAGCAAACAAGCTGATACCAAACAGCAGTTTTTTAGCCAGCTGGAGATTTTGTATTTCCGTACACTTGGATTAAAAAAGGCTGCAGAGGTTTATCGTTCGTCACTTACGAATGCCAATAACAGTGCGCTACTAAAGCAGGCACTAGATGCAGGCCAAATTTCTATGCTGGATTTTATGGTACAGATCGGACTTTATTATAACACAGTCAACCAGGCTTTACAGGCGGAACTTGACTATCAAAAAGCTTTTGCAGAACTTTCGGCGGTTGAATTGTAA